A window from Herbaspirillum sp. meg3 encodes these proteins:
- a CDS encoding BMP family ABC transporter substrate-binding protein gives MKRRDFLFASGAAAFSSLSLSALSTPVMAATSPAPRLKIGFIYPGPVADIGWSFQHDLGRRMLEREFGARIETVFVERVPESPEAERVMRQLIDDGCKMIFATSFGFMNPVIKVAAEYPDVIFEHCSGYKTARNVGIYQTRFYEGAYLLGTIAGRMTKTNTLGYVAPIPIPEVIRNLDAFVLGARSVNPKVTAKVVWINAWYDPGLERDAAQTLIAQGVDTLYQNTDSPAAVQVAQSRNLYAFGQDSDMTRFGPNAHLTGNVLNWGVYYVHKVRQVLEGKWKSEDTKWGMKEGIVQLAPLNPALPKDVVALVEQRRKAIIAGTLQPFAGPINNQAGQLQVAAGKSVPESELWTMKWYVEGIQGKQP, from the coding sequence ATGAAACGCCGTGACTTTCTGTTTGCCTCGGGGGCTGCCGCCTTCTCCTCCCTTTCCTTGTCCGCGCTGTCGACGCCTGTGATGGCTGCCACCAGCCCTGCGCCACGCCTGAAGATCGGCTTCATCTATCCCGGCCCGGTGGCCGATATCGGCTGGTCGTTCCAACACGACCTGGGCCGCCGCATGCTGGAGCGCGAATTCGGCGCCCGCATCGAAACCGTCTTCGTCGAACGCGTGCCTGAATCGCCCGAAGCCGAACGCGTCATGCGCCAACTGATCGACGATGGCTGCAAGATGATCTTCGCCACCTCGTTCGGCTTCATGAATCCGGTCATCAAGGTGGCGGCGGAATATCCCGACGTCATCTTCGAGCACTGCTCCGGCTACAAGACGGCGCGCAACGTCGGCATCTATCAGACCCGTTTCTATGAAGGCGCGTATCTGCTCGGCACCATTGCCGGCCGCATGACCAAGACCAACACGCTGGGCTACGTCGCACCGATCCCGATCCCGGAAGTGATCCGCAATCTGGATGCCTTTGTACTCGGCGCACGCAGCGTCAATCCCAAAGTCACCGCCAAGGTCGTATGGATCAATGCCTGGTACGACCCGGGCCTGGAACGCGATGCGGCGCAGACCTTGATTGCGCAAGGCGTCGATACGCTGTACCAGAACACCGATTCGCCGGCCGCCGTGCAAGTGGCGCAAAGCCGCAACCTGTACGCCTTCGGACAGGACTCCGACATGACGCGCTTCGGCCCCAATGCGCACCTCACCGGCAACGTGCTGAACTGGGGCGTGTACTACGTCCACAAGGTGCGTCAGGTGCTGGAAGGAAAATGGAAATCGGAAGACACCAAATGGGGCATGAAAGAAGGCATCGTGCAGCTGGCGCCATTGAATCCCGCCTTGCCCAAAGACGTCGTTGCACTGGTCGAACAACGCCGCAAGGCCATCATCGCCGGCACGCTGCAACCCTTCGCTGGTCCGATCAATAATCAAGCCGGCCAGTTGCAGGTTGCCGCCGGCAAGTCCGTGCCTGAATCCGAACTGTGGACCATGAAGTGGTACGTCGAAGGCATACAGGGCAAGCAACCTTAA
- a CDS encoding flavin reductase family protein, with translation MTEIDFSELGVYQRYKLMASLIVPRPIALITTLGEDGTINAAPFSMFNMLGEDPPIVMVSINRLHDGNLKDTAANILRTGEFVVHLTDEAMCEQMHACGDRLPSDVSELAHAGLHAVPSQSVTPPRIAEAPVAFECVLHEKLETASRYIFIGRVQWLAARDGLVDTELWRVRLQDYHPVGRFGASFYVKTSERFSLEKAQANSTPIDEM, from the coding sequence ATGACTGAAATCGATTTCTCCGAACTGGGTGTCTATCAGCGCTACAAACTGATGGCCAGCCTGATCGTGCCGCGGCCGATTGCACTGATCACCACGCTGGGCGAAGATGGCACCATCAATGCCGCACCGTTCAGCATGTTCAACATGCTCGGTGAAGATCCGCCGATCGTGATGGTCAGCATCAATCGCCTGCACGACGGCAATCTGAAAGACACCGCTGCCAACATTCTCAGAACCGGAGAATTCGTCGTGCATCTGACCGACGAAGCCATGTGCGAACAGATGCATGCCTGCGGCGACAGGCTGCCCTCCGACGTGAGCGAACTGGCGCACGCCGGCTTGCATGCAGTGCCTTCGCAAAGCGTCACACCGCCGCGTATCGCCGAAGCGCCGGTTGCCTTTGAATGCGTCCTGCATGAAAAACTGGAGACCGCCAGTCGCTACATTTTTATCGGACGCGTACAATGGCTCGCAGCGCGCGACGGCCTGGTGGATACCGAACTGTGGCGCGTGCGGTTGCAGGACTACCACCCGGTGGGCCGTTTCGGCGCCAGTTTTTACGTCAAGACCAGCGAGCGGTTTTCGCTGGAGAAGGCGCAGGCCAACTCCACTCCGATCGACGAAATGTGA
- a CDS encoding nucleoside deaminase: protein MTFNESDHKAMRLAIEASAEALADGDMPFGATLVSAQGEILLVAANNQNSAADCTGHAEMVLVRTAQKQLGLRALRGATVYASGEPCAMCSGAMFWAEIRRVVYAASTEQIGTALGGPQLPARSAEVLANTSPAMTVEGSLMADEACAVLAQFVPD, encoded by the coding sequence ATGACATTCAACGAGAGTGACCATAAGGCCATGCGCCTGGCTATCGAAGCATCCGCTGAAGCTCTTGCTGACGGCGATATGCCTTTTGGTGCAACACTGGTGTCGGCGCAGGGAGAGATTTTACTGGTCGCCGCCAACAATCAGAACAGCGCCGCCGATTGCACCGGCCATGCTGAAATGGTGCTGGTGCGTACCGCGCAAAAGCAACTTGGCCTGAGAGCGCTGCGCGGCGCGACTGTCTACGCCAGCGGCGAACCTTGCGCGATGTGCAGCGGCGCCATGTTCTGGGCCGAAATCAGACGCGTGGTGTATGCCGCCTCGACCGAGCAGATCGGCACGGCACTGGGCGGCCCCCAACTGCCAGCGCGCAGTGCGGAGGTGCTGGCCAACACCAGCCCGGCAATGACTGTCGAAGGATCACTGATGGCCGACGAGGCCTGTGCGGTGCTGGCGCAGTTTGTACCGGACTGA